In Candidatus Cybelea sp., a single window of DNA contains:
- a CDS encoding glycosyltransferase family 4 protein: MKVAVVTHFYPPEAGAAALRVRSLVDAFAAKGHDVTVVTPYPSFQHETGGQRRPIVRIEHAENARIVRLFSILAPKLPGSRLLHWLSAAFSASLYLLTTRERYDAIVVSSPPITLAFPALAGAARHRARLIVDIRDVFPDIGVSMGVWKKESLVVRLMERLVRRLYRRADLVVVVTAQGISQIAARGIDRDRIILARNAYERDALVSDLPPHAGSGDGFTAVYAGNLGLTTDVDVLVDAAALVAGEGITIEIIGDGAQGTRLRERAANEGVSNLRIKGSFPRSEALAMIAEADVSVIPLRKGLTESIPTKLYDSLSVGCPVVIVAEGEAVEEGSSLGALCSPAGDAGALAALLRQLSLLDKSALRKIGDDGKSRLSERPDRSAIMSALVGRIAALC, translated from the coding sequence GTGAAGGTCGCGGTCGTTACGCACTTTTACCCGCCGGAGGCGGGTGCGGCGGCCTTACGCGTGCGCTCTTTGGTCGATGCCTTTGCGGCAAAGGGACACGACGTCACGGTCGTGACGCCTTATCCGTCGTTTCAGCACGAAACCGGCGGGCAGCGGCGCCCGATCGTCCGCATCGAGCACGCCGAAAATGCGCGAATCGTACGGCTCTTCTCGATCCTCGCCCCAAAACTGCCGGGATCGCGCTTGCTGCATTGGCTCTCCGCGGCGTTCTCCGCTTCGCTCTACCTGCTGACGACGCGCGAGCGTTACGACGCCATTGTCGTCAGCTCGCCGCCGATCACGCTCGCCTTCCCAGCACTGGCCGGCGCCGCGCGGCATCGTGCCCGGCTCATCGTCGACATCCGCGACGTCTTTCCCGACATCGGCGTCTCGATGGGGGTTTGGAAGAAAGAGAGCCTCGTCGTACGGCTCATGGAGCGGCTTGTCCGCCGCCTCTACCGCCGGGCCGATCTCGTGGTCGTCGTTACCGCACAAGGCATATCGCAGATCGCCGCACGCGGCATCGACCGCGATCGGATCATTTTGGCGCGCAATGCTTACGAGCGAGATGCACTGGTCTCCGATCTTCCGCCGCATGCCGGCAGCGGTGATGGCTTTACGGCGGTGTACGCGGGAAATCTGGGATTGACGACAGACGTCGACGTGCTGGTCGACGCGGCGGCGCTGGTCGCCGGCGAGGGTATCACGATCGAGATCATCGGGGACGGCGCTCAGGGTACGCGTCTGCGGGAACGGGCCGCCAACGAAGGCGTGAGCAACTTGCGCATCAAGGGCAGCTTCCCTCGCAGTGAGGCGCTCGCGATGATTGCGGAGGCCGACGTCTCCGTGATTCCATTGCGCAAAGGTCTCACGGAAAGCATTCCGACGAAGCTCTACGATTCGCTTTCGGTCGGCTGTCCGGTCGTGATCGTCGCCGAAGGGGAGGCGGTCGAAGAGGGCTCTTCTCTGGGGGCACTGTGCTCACCGGCCGGTGATGCGGGCGCCTTAGCGGCGCTCCTTCGTCAGCTCTCGCTGCTCGACAAGAGCGCTTTACGCAAGATCGGCGACGACGGCAAGTCTCGTCTGAGCGAGCGCCCAGATCGTTCGGCCATCATGTCCGCGCTCGTCGGGCGGATCGCCGCTCTCTGCTGA
- a CDS encoding D-glucuronyl C5-epimerase family protein yields MSLLRRVALGFPVSSWSHQRPWCVDSLTEPGARRYFVEWNPDSSVYGEDFDGAPKDADLVLLSGPQRHYHPIRIAQFALHRFGIWCTARDPAARTDFLAQADWLRDHQRREGLPGLYVFDFPWSKYGAPAGWTSAMAQGEAISVLLRAHRIEPNAGYAGAAMRASQPFTAGIDRGGVVWESADDIFFEEIANRHAPHVLNGCIFALWGLWELWKVNPEPWMQARIERCVATLRAWLPRFDTGWWSLYSLLRSASGRPHLATLKYHQFHIAQMRVLAKMFDEPRFAAVADRWTDYARERGSRSRLVRTTLRSLPERLSGRDTVLGGAHT; encoded by the coding sequence ATGAGCCTACTGCGCCGCGTCGCGCTGGGATTTCCCGTCAGCAGCTGGTCCCATCAACGTCCGTGGTGCGTCGACTCACTTACCGAACCCGGCGCGCGACGGTACTTCGTCGAGTGGAACCCCGATAGCTCGGTCTACGGCGAAGACTTCGACGGCGCGCCAAAAGACGCAGACCTGGTCCTGCTCAGCGGCCCGCAGCGCCACTACCACCCGATCCGCATCGCGCAGTTCGCTCTGCACCGGTTCGGCATTTGGTGCACCGCGCGCGATCCGGCCGCACGAACGGACTTTCTCGCGCAGGCCGATTGGCTGCGCGACCACCAGCGCCGCGAGGGACTTCCGGGCCTCTACGTCTTCGATTTCCCCTGGAGCAAATACGGAGCGCCGGCCGGCTGGACGTCGGCGATGGCGCAAGGCGAGGCGATTTCGGTGCTGCTGCGCGCCCACCGGATCGAGCCGAACGCTGGCTATGCCGGCGCGGCAATGCGCGCGTCGCAGCCGTTTACCGCCGGTATCGATCGCGGCGGCGTCGTGTGGGAATCGGCCGACGATATCTTCTTCGAAGAGATCGCCAACCGTCACGCGCCCCACGTGCTCAACGGCTGCATCTTCGCGCTGTGGGGCCTGTGGGAGCTGTGGAAGGTCAACCCCGAGCCTTGGATGCAGGCCCGAATCGAGCGCTGCGTCGCAACGCTGCGCGCGTGGCTGCCGCGATTCGACACCGGCTGGTGGAGCCTCTATAGCCTGTTGCGCAGCGCTTCCGGCCGCCCGCATCTTGCTACGCTGAAATACCATCAGTTTCACATCGCCCAAATGCGCGTGCTCGCCAAGATGTTCGACGAGCCGCGCTTCGCCGCGGTCGCCGATCGATGGACGGATTACGCCAGGGAACGCGGCTCCAGATCGCGGCTGGTTCGCACGACGCTGCGCAGTCTCCCCGAACGTCTCTCCGGCCGCGATACGGTCCTCGGAGGCGCGCACACGTGA
- a CDS encoding nucleotide sugar dehydrogenase yields MNIAIIGLGYIGLPTAALFAESGHRVYGYDVNAKLRHALQRGEVAAAEEPVRRAVVDALASGRFHAVDRIPSAQAYILCLPTPTHDGKPDLHYVEAAAAEVAAVAKPGSMLVLESTVPPGATDRVFEQALRSAGKSIDDFHIAHCPERVIPGAIMEELRTNGRVVGGRTPEDAALVAELYSSFCESPIAITSIRTAEFVKIVENTYRDVNIAFANELAIVAEELDIDVWETIAIANKHPRVDILQPGPGVGGHCIPVDPHFLSDANPFVTELVQAARRVNDRMPHRIVRRITELVEPARGRKVALLGAAYKADVDDARESPTIRIDGLLRERGYTTAIYDPLVTEFERPLSRTLAEAATDADALVLVTAHSAFRSIRPAEMVALMRSARLVDTRNFFDAAQWETCGFACYQLGRPLRRVTARAVA; encoded by the coding sequence TTGAACATCGCGATCATCGGACTCGGCTACATCGGGCTGCCGACGGCGGCCCTGTTTGCGGAGAGCGGACACCGAGTCTACGGGTACGACGTCAACGCGAAGCTCCGCCACGCGCTGCAGCGAGGAGAGGTCGCCGCGGCTGAAGAGCCGGTGCGCCGCGCCGTCGTCGACGCGCTGGCGAGCGGGCGTTTTCACGCGGTGGACCGCATTCCGAGCGCCCAGGCCTACATTCTCTGCTTGCCGACACCGACGCATGACGGAAAGCCGGACCTCCACTACGTCGAAGCCGCCGCTGCAGAGGTCGCTGCCGTCGCGAAACCGGGGTCGATGCTCGTTCTCGAGTCCACGGTTCCTCCCGGCGCGACGGATCGCGTCTTCGAGCAGGCGTTGCGCTCCGCCGGAAAGTCGATCGACGATTTTCACATCGCCCACTGCCCCGAGCGCGTGATTCCGGGCGCGATCATGGAGGAGCTGCGCACGAACGGCCGGGTGGTCGGAGGCCGCACTCCGGAGGACGCGGCGCTGGTAGCCGAGCTCTACTCGTCCTTCTGCGAAAGCCCGATCGCGATAACCTCGATTCGCACCGCCGAGTTCGTAAAGATCGTCGAGAACACATACCGCGACGTAAACATCGCGTTTGCGAACGAGTTGGCGATCGTCGCCGAAGAGCTTGACATCGATGTCTGGGAAACGATCGCGATCGCCAACAAGCACCCGCGCGTCGACATCTTACAGCCGGGCCCCGGCGTCGGAGGGCACTGCATTCCGGTCGACCCGCACTTCCTCTCGGACGCGAACCCGTTCGTGACGGAGCTCGTCCAAGCCGCACGCCGAGTCAACGATCGGATGCCGCACCGCATCGTGCGGCGGATCACCGAGCTCGTCGAGCCGGCTCGAGGCCGCAAGGTCGCGCTTTTGGGTGCCGCCTACAAGGCCGACGTCGACGATGCCCGTGAGAGCCCAACGATTCGGATCGACGGACTGCTGCGCGAGCGCGGCTATACGACCGCGATTTACGACCCGCTCGTTACGGAGTTCGAACGGCCGCTAAGCCGGACGCTCGCCGAGGCGGCGACCGACGCCGACGCATTGGTTTTGGTGACCGCTCACAGCGCCTTCCGCAGCATCCGGCCCGCCGAAATGGTAGCGCTGATGCGCTCTGCGCGGCTCGTCGATACGCGGAATTTTTTCGACGCCGCGCAGTGGGAAACGTGCGGCTTCGCCTGCTATCAGCTCGGGCGGCCGTTACGGCGAGTCACTGCACGCGCGGTGGCATGA
- a CDS encoding glycosyltransferase family 4 protein, whose product MSAGRLILVTARFPFGSQEAYLNVELAELARHFDDVVVVPARPPASEARYSVPDNVTVLEWPLFNAEILRRAAATAAVAPLRAARTFAKIVGSHDPGRLKNLAVFVKGLALGHWAAEHRVDHIHAYWMSTPSTVAMVAASTSRLPWSATAHRWDIYERNAFDVKERSVEYVRAISARGARDLRARMPRLDGRIAHLRLGIQIPPYAVNRRPQAASFRIVCPAALVPVKGHSVLFAALSQLKDSGVPVRCTLYGAGPLQAELEREVASRALQDQVEFGGHIPQGRLHDLYRAGTFDAIVLASRDAGEKMMEGVPSALLEAMAFGIPIVATNSGSVREAIDGRSGLLVAADDSSALAAALFDVYGNPKAARSRAERAYELVAKRHDVRAQMRDLAAALHGKERAS is encoded by the coding sequence ATGAGCGCCGGACGCCTCATCCTCGTCACGGCGCGTTTTCCCTTCGGCAGCCAAGAAGCGTACCTCAACGTGGAGCTCGCCGAGCTCGCGCGGCACTTCGACGACGTCGTCGTTGTGCCGGCCCGGCCGCCGGCCTCCGAGGCGCGATACTCCGTTCCAGACAACGTAACCGTTCTCGAATGGCCGCTGTTCAACGCCGAAATTCTCAGGCGCGCCGCCGCAACGGCGGCCGTCGCTCCTCTGCGGGCCGCGCGGACGTTCGCAAAGATCGTCGGCTCTCACGATCCGGGGCGCCTGAAAAACCTCGCGGTCTTCGTAAAAGGCCTCGCGCTCGGGCACTGGGCCGCCGAGCATCGCGTGGATCACATTCATGCCTATTGGATGTCGACGCCTTCGACGGTGGCCATGGTCGCGGCATCGACCAGCCGGCTGCCGTGGAGCGCGACGGCGCACCGCTGGGACATTTACGAGCGCAATGCGTTCGACGTCAAAGAGCGCAGCGTCGAGTACGTACGCGCGATCTCCGCGCGCGGCGCTCGAGATCTGCGCGCGCGCATGCCGCGGCTCGACGGACGAATCGCCCATCTTCGGCTCGGGATCCAAATACCGCCCTACGCGGTCAATCGCCGGCCGCAAGCTGCCAGCTTTCGCATCGTTTGCCCGGCAGCGCTCGTCCCGGTGAAGGGACACTCCGTTCTCTTCGCCGCCCTCTCGCAGCTGAAAGACTCCGGCGTTCCCGTGCGGTGTACGCTCTACGGTGCCGGGCCGCTGCAGGCCGAACTCGAGCGCGAGGTCGCGTCACGGGCGCTGCAGGATCAGGTCGAATTCGGCGGGCACATTCCTCAAGGGCGGCTGCACGATCTCTATCGCGCGGGCACCTTCGACGCGATCGTTCTGGCCAGCCGGGACGCCGGAGAAAAGATGATGGAGGGCGTACCCTCCGCGTTGCTCGAGGCGATGGCGTTCGGGATCCCGATCGTCGCCACGAACTCCGGGAGCGTGCGCGAGGCGATTGACGGGCGCAGCGGGCTGTTGGTGGCCGCGGACGACTCCAGCGCGCTGGCCGCTGCCCTTTTTGACGTATACGGTAATCCTAAGGCCGCGCGATCGCGCGCCGAGCGCGCCTACGAACTCGTCGCCAAGCGGCACGACGTGCGCGCGCAAATGCGCGACCTCGCCGCAGCCCTTCACGGAAAGGAACGCGCATCTTGA